In one window of Tripterygium wilfordii isolate XIE 37 chromosome 1, ASM1340144v1, whole genome shotgun sequence DNA:
- the LOC120005208 gene encoding uncharacterized protein LOC120005208 isoform X2 — MMQRPSLLWSSILLYPSHTALCTFRRLTLPLGPQLVCDAAASSSLQFSLTRLRNYRHAIPPLHSTGTRETVETTKTGTEFVEVGYLSSAHGLHGEICVKPSTDFPELRFSKPGRRWLKQLVSGKETIQEVQLVEGRGHPGQKSWILKFEGVDVVDQETGEPLGTVVNVFNYGASDILRVMLDSSVDKPEKNLKSTPRETDISGRLVWVPFVEAIVPDVDMIRRELQITPPKGLLELNFRSDDRSKKERRQIEWKERKRSQRRLIAAKKKLSEMEQQHVFHGFRFGEKMQRSLLADQIVGVNSKLLQQALKSVTMSTERLTDTEIFSATKTKLVSNTIKISKDFLTTYSSEKESAVNFNYKEKGISLMSKGKVASILFVQDIERWRCSELDHVDSDCVDSSSFSVLQSLLSDNQRFVKVEDHVSMPLILLCPSDKVQSLEKLLSDNDYFAFDSEKVWVLEEEKLPVISSSPEEQNKHKILMKSPWEILQSPVGSGGVISLLATQNILENLTEIGVQYVEICSTSQEYASGSPMLLGLANSCEADVGIQIVEDAKDLEENLRTVFSMNFMKKLTNHVEKLQFYAVPKSSSYVEMVDKEWIDVTPSSTNSFELRCSIYSALNACSLDKMCVMEVTE, encoded by the exons ATGATGCAAAGACCTTCGCTTCTATGGTCTTCTATTCTGCTCTATCCATCACACACCGCGCTCTGCACCTTCCGTCGTCTTACTCTTCCATTAGGACCTCAGCTGGTTTGTGACGCTGCAGCTTCTTCAAGTCTACAATTTTCCCTGACTCGTCTTCGGAATTACCGACATGCCATCCCTCCTCTTCACAGCACTG GTACTCGGGAGACTGTTGAAACCACTAAGACAGGAACTGAGTTTGTTGAAGTTGGGTATCTATCAAGTGCTCATGGGCTTCATGGGGAGATTTGTGTAAAACCTAGCACTGACTTTCCTGAATTGCGTTTTTCCAAG CCTGGGAGGAGATGGTTAAAGCAGCTAGTTTCAGGCAAAGAAACAATCCAAGAAGTACAGCTTGTTGAGGGAAGAGGACACCCAGGACAAAAGAGCTGGATTCTTAAATTTGAAGGAGTTGATGTGGTGGACCAG GAAACTGGTGAACCTTTGGGAACCGTTGTTAATGTTTTCAACTATGGAGCAAGTGATATCTTACGAGTCATGCTTGATTCATCTGTGGATAAgcctgaaaaaaatttgaagtcAACTCCCAGGGAAACAGATATCTCTGGTCGTTTGGTGTGGGTTCCATTTGTCGAAGCAATTGTCCCAGATGTTGATATGATTCGAAGAGAATTGCAAATTACACCACCAAAGGGACTCCTTGAGCTAAACTTTCGTTCTGATGACAGGTCCAAGAAAGAGAGGCGCCAGATT GAATGGAAAGAGAGGAAAAGGTCCCAAAGACGCCTCATAGCAGCCAAAAAGAAACTGTCTGAAATGGAGCAACAACATGTATTCCATGGGTTTAGGTTTGGTGAGAAAATGCAACGAAGCTTACTTGCGGATCAGATTGTTGGTGTAAATTCCAAACTACTTCAACAGGCACTGAAAAGTGTAACAATGTCTACTGAGAG ATTGACTGATACGGAAATATTCAGTGCTACAAAGACGAAGCTAGTAAGTAATACTATCAAAATATCAAAGGATTTTCTGACTACTTACTCGAGTGAGAAAGAGTCGGCTGTCAATTTCAATTATAAAGAAAAGGGTATCTCTCTCATGTCCAAAGGCAAGGTGGCCTCCATTTTGTTCGTTCAGGACATTGAGCGGTGGAGATGCTCTGAACTTGATCATGTTGACTCTGATTGTGTCGATAGCTCATCTTTTTCTGTCCTACAATCACTGCTTTCTGACAATCAGAGGTTTGTAAAG GTAGAGGATCATGTATCTATGCCATTGATTTTGCTTTGCCCAAGTGACAAAGTGCAGTCTCTGGAAAAGCTACTTTCAGATAATGATTATTTTGCATTTGACTCCGAAAAG GTCTGGGTTCTTGAAGAAGAGAAGTTGCCAGTTATCAGCAGTTCACCAGAAGAGCAGAACAAgcataaaattttgatgaaatcaCCATGGGAAATACTGCAGTCACCAGTTGGATCTGGAGGAGTTATCAGTTTGCTTGCAACACAAAATATTTTAGAGAATCTTACTGAAATTGGTGTGCAGTATGTTGAG ATATGCAGCACTAGCCAAGAATATGCTTCTGGAAGCCCAATGCTTCTTGGGTTGGCTAACTCCTGTGAAGCAGATGTTGGAATCCAAATTGTTGAAGATGCTAAAGACTTGGAAGAAAATCTCCGCACAGTGTTCTCGATGAATTTTATGAAGAAGCTGACTAATCATGTCGAGAAACTCCAGTTCTATGCAGTCCCAAAATCAAGTTCGTATGTTGAGATGGTTGACAAGGAATGGATCGATGTTACACCATCATCAACTAACTCATTTGAACTCCGTTGTTCGATATACAGTGCCTTAAATGCGTGTTCTCTTGATAAGATGTGTGTAATGGAAGTAACTGAATGA
- the LOC120005208 gene encoding uncharacterized protein LOC120005208 isoform X3 — MMQRPSLLWSSILLYPSHTALCTFRRLTLPLGPQLVCDAAASSSLQFSLTRLRNYRHAIPPLHSTGTRETVETTKTGTEFVEVGYLSSAHGLHGEICVKPSTDFPELRFSKPGRRWLKQLVSGKETIQEVQLVEGRGHPGQKSWILKFEGVDVVDQAKQLVGSMLLVRKEDRPQLEEGEFYTRDLVGMRVMLKETGEPLGTVVNVFNYGASDILRVMLDSSVDKPEKNLKSTPRETDISGRLVWVPFVEAIVPDVDMIRRELQITPPKGLLELNFRSDDRSKKERRQIEWKERKRSQRRLIAAKKKLSEMEQQHVFHGFRFGEKMQRSLLADQIVGVNSKLLQQALKSVTMSTERLTDTEIFSATKTKLVSNTIKISKDFLTTYSSEKESAVNFNYKEKGISLMSKGKVASILFVQDIERWRCSELDHVDSDCVDSSSFSVLQSLLSDNQRFVKVWVLEEEKLPVISSSPEEQNKHKILMKSPWEILQSPVGSGGVISLLATQNILENLTEIGVQYVEICSTSQEYASGSPMLLGLANSCEADVGIQIVEDAKDLEENLRTVFSMNFMKKLTNHVEKLQFYAVPKSSSYVEMVDKEWIDVTPSSTNSFELRCSIYSALNACSLDKMCVMEVTE; from the exons ATGATGCAAAGACCTTCGCTTCTATGGTCTTCTATTCTGCTCTATCCATCACACACCGCGCTCTGCACCTTCCGTCGTCTTACTCTTCCATTAGGACCTCAGCTGGTTTGTGACGCTGCAGCTTCTTCAAGTCTACAATTTTCCCTGACTCGTCTTCGGAATTACCGACATGCCATCCCTCCTCTTCACAGCACTG GTACTCGGGAGACTGTTGAAACCACTAAGACAGGAACTGAGTTTGTTGAAGTTGGGTATCTATCAAGTGCTCATGGGCTTCATGGGGAGATTTGTGTAAAACCTAGCACTGACTTTCCTGAATTGCGTTTTTCCAAG CCTGGGAGGAGATGGTTAAAGCAGCTAGTTTCAGGCAAAGAAACAATCCAAGAAGTACAGCTTGTTGAGGGAAGAGGACACCCAGGACAAAAGAGCTGGATTCTTAAATTTGAAGGAGTTGATGTGGTGGACCAG GCTAAGCAACTCGTTGGATCCATGTTGCTTGTAAGGAAAGAAGATAGGCCACAATTGGAAGAAGGAGAATTTTATACTCGTGATCTTGTCGGCATGAGAGTTATGCTTAAG GAAACTGGTGAACCTTTGGGAACCGTTGTTAATGTTTTCAACTATGGAGCAAGTGATATCTTACGAGTCATGCTTGATTCATCTGTGGATAAgcctgaaaaaaatttgaagtcAACTCCCAGGGAAACAGATATCTCTGGTCGTTTGGTGTGGGTTCCATTTGTCGAAGCAATTGTCCCAGATGTTGATATGATTCGAAGAGAATTGCAAATTACACCACCAAAGGGACTCCTTGAGCTAAACTTTCGTTCTGATGACAGGTCCAAGAAAGAGAGGCGCCAGATT GAATGGAAAGAGAGGAAAAGGTCCCAAAGACGCCTCATAGCAGCCAAAAAGAAACTGTCTGAAATGGAGCAACAACATGTATTCCATGGGTTTAGGTTTGGTGAGAAAATGCAACGAAGCTTACTTGCGGATCAGATTGTTGGTGTAAATTCCAAACTACTTCAACAGGCACTGAAAAGTGTAACAATGTCTACTGAGAG ATTGACTGATACGGAAATATTCAGTGCTACAAAGACGAAGCTAGTAAGTAATACTATCAAAATATCAAAGGATTTTCTGACTACTTACTCGAGTGAGAAAGAGTCGGCTGTCAATTTCAATTATAAAGAAAAGGGTATCTCTCTCATGTCCAAAGGCAAGGTGGCCTCCATTTTGTTCGTTCAGGACATTGAGCGGTGGAGATGCTCTGAACTTGATCATGTTGACTCTGATTGTGTCGATAGCTCATCTTTTTCTGTCCTACAATCACTGCTTTCTGACAATCAGAGGTTTGTAAAG GTCTGGGTTCTTGAAGAAGAGAAGTTGCCAGTTATCAGCAGTTCACCAGAAGAGCAGAACAAgcataaaattttgatgaaatcaCCATGGGAAATACTGCAGTCACCAGTTGGATCTGGAGGAGTTATCAGTTTGCTTGCAACACAAAATATTTTAGAGAATCTTACTGAAATTGGTGTGCAGTATGTTGAG ATATGCAGCACTAGCCAAGAATATGCTTCTGGAAGCCCAATGCTTCTTGGGTTGGCTAACTCCTGTGAAGCAGATGTTGGAATCCAAATTGTTGAAGATGCTAAAGACTTGGAAGAAAATCTCCGCACAGTGTTCTCGATGAATTTTATGAAGAAGCTGACTAATCATGTCGAGAAACTCCAGTTCTATGCAGTCCCAAAATCAAGTTCGTATGTTGAGATGGTTGACAAGGAATGGATCGATGTTACACCATCATCAACTAACTCATTTGAACTCCGTTGTTCGATATACAGTGCCTTAAATGCGTGTTCTCTTGATAAGATGTGTGTAATGGAAGTAACTGAATGA
- the LOC120005208 gene encoding uncharacterized protein LOC120005208 isoform X1: MMQRPSLLWSSILLYPSHTALCTFRRLTLPLGPQLVCDAAASSSLQFSLTRLRNYRHAIPPLHSTGTRETVETTKTGTEFVEVGYLSSAHGLHGEICVKPSTDFPELRFSKPGRRWLKQLVSGKETIQEVQLVEGRGHPGQKSWILKFEGVDVVDQAKQLVGSMLLVRKEDRPQLEEGEFYTRDLVGMRVMLKETGEPLGTVVNVFNYGASDILRVMLDSSVDKPEKNLKSTPRETDISGRLVWVPFVEAIVPDVDMIRRELQITPPKGLLELNFRSDDRSKKERRQIEWKERKRSQRRLIAAKKKLSEMEQQHVFHGFRFGEKMQRSLLADQIVGVNSKLLQQALKSVTMSTERLTDTEIFSATKTKLVSNTIKISKDFLTTYSSEKESAVNFNYKEKGISLMSKGKVASILFVQDIERWRCSELDHVDSDCVDSSSFSVLQSLLSDNQRFVKVEDHVSMPLILLCPSDKVQSLEKLLSDNDYFAFDSEKVWVLEEEKLPVISSSPEEQNKHKILMKSPWEILQSPVGSGGVISLLATQNILENLTEIGVQYVEICSTSQEYASGSPMLLGLANSCEADVGIQIVEDAKDLEENLRTVFSMNFMKKLTNHVEKLQFYAVPKSSSYVEMVDKEWIDVTPSSTNSFELRCSIYSALNACSLDKMCVMEVTE, encoded by the exons ATGATGCAAAGACCTTCGCTTCTATGGTCTTCTATTCTGCTCTATCCATCACACACCGCGCTCTGCACCTTCCGTCGTCTTACTCTTCCATTAGGACCTCAGCTGGTTTGTGACGCTGCAGCTTCTTCAAGTCTACAATTTTCCCTGACTCGTCTTCGGAATTACCGACATGCCATCCCTCCTCTTCACAGCACTG GTACTCGGGAGACTGTTGAAACCACTAAGACAGGAACTGAGTTTGTTGAAGTTGGGTATCTATCAAGTGCTCATGGGCTTCATGGGGAGATTTGTGTAAAACCTAGCACTGACTTTCCTGAATTGCGTTTTTCCAAG CCTGGGAGGAGATGGTTAAAGCAGCTAGTTTCAGGCAAAGAAACAATCCAAGAAGTACAGCTTGTTGAGGGAAGAGGACACCCAGGACAAAAGAGCTGGATTCTTAAATTTGAAGGAGTTGATGTGGTGGACCAG GCTAAGCAACTCGTTGGATCCATGTTGCTTGTAAGGAAAGAAGATAGGCCACAATTGGAAGAAGGAGAATTTTATACTCGTGATCTTGTCGGCATGAGAGTTATGCTTAAG GAAACTGGTGAACCTTTGGGAACCGTTGTTAATGTTTTCAACTATGGAGCAAGTGATATCTTACGAGTCATGCTTGATTCATCTGTGGATAAgcctgaaaaaaatttgaagtcAACTCCCAGGGAAACAGATATCTCTGGTCGTTTGGTGTGGGTTCCATTTGTCGAAGCAATTGTCCCAGATGTTGATATGATTCGAAGAGAATTGCAAATTACACCACCAAAGGGACTCCTTGAGCTAAACTTTCGTTCTGATGACAGGTCCAAGAAAGAGAGGCGCCAGATT GAATGGAAAGAGAGGAAAAGGTCCCAAAGACGCCTCATAGCAGCCAAAAAGAAACTGTCTGAAATGGAGCAACAACATGTATTCCATGGGTTTAGGTTTGGTGAGAAAATGCAACGAAGCTTACTTGCGGATCAGATTGTTGGTGTAAATTCCAAACTACTTCAACAGGCACTGAAAAGTGTAACAATGTCTACTGAGAG ATTGACTGATACGGAAATATTCAGTGCTACAAAGACGAAGCTAGTAAGTAATACTATCAAAATATCAAAGGATTTTCTGACTACTTACTCGAGTGAGAAAGAGTCGGCTGTCAATTTCAATTATAAAGAAAAGGGTATCTCTCTCATGTCCAAAGGCAAGGTGGCCTCCATTTTGTTCGTTCAGGACATTGAGCGGTGGAGATGCTCTGAACTTGATCATGTTGACTCTGATTGTGTCGATAGCTCATCTTTTTCTGTCCTACAATCACTGCTTTCTGACAATCAGAGGTTTGTAAAG GTAGAGGATCATGTATCTATGCCATTGATTTTGCTTTGCCCAAGTGACAAAGTGCAGTCTCTGGAAAAGCTACTTTCAGATAATGATTATTTTGCATTTGACTCCGAAAAG GTCTGGGTTCTTGAAGAAGAGAAGTTGCCAGTTATCAGCAGTTCACCAGAAGAGCAGAACAAgcataaaattttgatgaaatcaCCATGGGAAATACTGCAGTCACCAGTTGGATCTGGAGGAGTTATCAGTTTGCTTGCAACACAAAATATTTTAGAGAATCTTACTGAAATTGGTGTGCAGTATGTTGAG ATATGCAGCACTAGCCAAGAATATGCTTCTGGAAGCCCAATGCTTCTTGGGTTGGCTAACTCCTGTGAAGCAGATGTTGGAATCCAAATTGTTGAAGATGCTAAAGACTTGGAAGAAAATCTCCGCACAGTGTTCTCGATGAATTTTATGAAGAAGCTGACTAATCATGTCGAGAAACTCCAGTTCTATGCAGTCCCAAAATCAAGTTCGTATGTTGAGATGGTTGACAAGGAATGGATCGATGTTACACCATCATCAACTAACTCATTTGAACTCCGTTGTTCGATATACAGTGCCTTAAATGCGTGTTCTCTTGATAAGATGTGTGTAATGGAAGTAACTGAATGA
- the LOC119998192 gene encoding protein MEI2-like 5, with product MKQSLNSSLNGRSMGPPVNIPKESGSGEIGFDGHHTSSDATLFSSSLPVLPHEKVTLNVTKSVHQSVDDVSCDLNKHQQGVDINDSLEDVEAHAIGSLLPDDEDELLAGIMDDLDLYGLPTSLEELEDYDLFGGGGMELETDLQDSLSLGMSKVNLSDGVVGNGMPHYGFLNGVGSVAGEHPYGEHPSRTLFVRNINSNVEDSELRALFEQYGDIRTLYTACKHRGFVMISYYDIRAARTAMRALQHRVLRRKKLDIHFSIPKDNPSDKDINQGTLVVFNLDPSVSNEDLLQIFGAYGEVKEIRETPNKRHHKFIEFYDVRAAEAALKSLNRSDIAGKRIKLEPSRPGGSRRNLMLQLNQDLEQDEPRSFRHQVGSPVTNSPPGNWSQFNSPIEHGLLQTISKSPVFSTMSPTTSNHLPGLASILHSQLSSSAKVASLGNDLGRGSRMEHTFTNPNSVHGVAFHHSHSLPDPKVSQFLGTMSSLGPSSGSGMETMSGPQFLWGSPNTYSEHTNSSARTVPSMGHPYSSNDKGHGYVPSGQNGSFLPSSQQHHHHHHHVGSAPSGVPLERHSGFFPKSPETSFMGPAAFGGMSLGQGDGSFMMNMGVCPPMNTGISVSRNMSENASSLRMMSSPRLSPVFLGNGLYPGVAPIGMEGFTEHGRSKRVESNGNGVDNKKQFQLQLDKIISGEDNRTTLMIKNIPNKYTSKMLLAAIDEKHRGTYDFLYLPIDFKNKCNVGYAFINMLSPKHIISFYEVFNGKKWEKFNSEKVASLAYARIQGKAALVSHFQNSSLMNEDKCCRPILFHSGGPEAGDQELLPSNNINIQVHQQELSFFGDFPESPSKDGSGEKS from the exons ATGAAGCAGTCGTTAAATAGTTCGTTAAACG GTCGTTCTATGGGTCCACCAGTTAATATACCTAAAGAGTCAGGTAGTGGGGAAATTGGATTCGATGGACACCATACCTCAAGCGATGCAACCCTATTTTCTAGTTCATTACCTGTGCTTCCTCACGAAAAGG TGACCTTAAATGTTACCAAAAGTGTGCACCAGTCTGTGGATGATGTTTCATGCGACTTAAATAAGCACCAACAAGGGGTTGACATTAACGATTCTCTTGAAGATGTTGAAGCTCATGCAATTGGAAGCTTGCTTCCTGATGACGAGGATGAACTTTTAGCCGGCATCATGGATGATCTAGACCTCTATGGATTGCCGACTTCACTAGAGGAGTTGGAGGATTATGATCTTTTCGGTGGTGGAGGTATGGAACTTGAAACTGATCTACAGGATAGCTTAAGCTTGGGGATGTCAAAGGTAAACTTATCTGATGGTGTTGTTGGTAACGGAATGCCTCATTATGGCTTTTTAAATGGTGTGGGATCTGTTGCTGGTGAACATCCATATGGGGAGCATCCCTCAAGGACATTATTTGTTCGGAATATTAATAGTAATGTTGAGGACTCAGAGTTGAGAGCTCTCTTTGAG CAATATGGAGACATTCGGACTCTCTACACTGCTTGTAAACATAGAGGGTTTGTCATGATTTCTTATTATGATATTCGTGCTGCTCGAACGGCCATGCGTGCATTACAACACAGGGTGTTACGACGGAAGAAACTTGATATTCACTTTTCAATACCAAAG GATAATCCATCTGATAAGGACATTAATCAAGGGACTCTGGTTGTTTTTAATCTAGATCCATCTGTTTCCAATGAAGACCTCCTCCAAATATTTGGGGCATATGGAGAGGTCAAAGAG ATAAGGGAAACACCAAACAAGAGGCACCATaaatttattgaattttatgATGTAAGAGCTGCAGAAGCAGCTCTTAAGTCATTAAATAGGAGTGACATTGCTGGCAAACGTATAAAGCTTGAGCCCAGTCGTCCAGGTGGATCTCGTCGAAA CTTGATGCTGCAACTCAATCAGGATCTTGAGCAAGATGAACCTCGAAGTTTCAGGCATCAAGTAGGTTCACCAGTAACTAACTCTCCACCTG GTAACTGGTCCCAGTTCAACAGCCCTATCGAACATGGTCTGCTGCAGACTATCAGCAAATCCCCTGTTTTCAGTACCATGAGTCCGACAACGAGCAACCATTTGCCTGGATTGGCCTCTATTCTTCATTCTCAATTGTCAAGCTCTGCAAAAGTTGCCTCCCTTGGCAACGACCTAGGAAGGGGAAGTCGTATGGAGCATACATTTACTAATCCGAATTCAGTTCATGGAGTGGCCTTTCACCATTCACATTCCTTGCCTGATCCAAAAGTAAGCCAATTCCTTGGAACTATGTCCTCTCTCGGTCCTTCAAGTGGGTCTGGTATGGAGACGATGTCCGGGCCACAGTTTCTATGGGGAAGTCCGAATACTTACTCAGAGCATACCAATTCTTCAGCCCGAACTGTACCATCCATGGGGCATCCCTATTCATCCAATGATAAGGGCCATGGTTACGTGCCTTCTGGTCAGAATGGCTCATTCCTTCCCTCATCTCAACaacatcaccaccaccatcatcatgtTGGATCTGCTCCATCCGGTGTTCCTTTGGAGAGGCACTCTGGGTTTTTCCCCAAATCACCGGAAACTTCATTCATGGGTCCTGCTGCGTTTGGAGGCATGAGTTTGGGCCAAGGTGATGGAAGTTTCATGATGAATATGGGTGTATGTCCTCCCATGAATACTGGAATTTCTGTGTCAAGAAACATGTCTGAAAATGCTTCAAGCCTGAGAATGATGTCCTCACCAAGGCTTAGTCCTGTATTCTTAGGCAATGGTCTATACCCAGGAGTGGCACCAATCGGCATGGAGGGGTTTACTGAGCATGGTAGAAGCAAACGGGTTGAGAGTAATGGGAACGGAGTGGATAACAAGAAACAGTTTCAGCTACAATTGGACAAGATTATCAGCGGGGAAGATAATCGGACTACCCTTATGATTAAAAATATTCCAAATAA ATACACGTCAAAGATGTTGCTAGCTGCAATTGATGAAAAGCATAGGGGCACTTATGATTTTCTCTATCTACCGATTGATTTTAAG AATAAATGCAATGTGGGTTATGCATTTATCAATATGCTATCTCCAAAACACATTATTTCATTCTACGAG GTATTTAATGGAAAGAAGTGGGAAAAGTTTAATAGTGAGAAAGTCGCTTCCTTGGCATATGCTCGAATCCAGGGAAAGGCAGCTCTTGTCTCGCACTTCCAGAATTCAAGCTTGATGAATGAAGATAAGTGCTGCCGCCCAATTCTCTTTCACTCAGGGGGCCCTGAAGCTGGTGACCAG GAACTTTTGCCCTCCAACAATATCAATATTCAGGTCCATCAGCAGGAGTTGTCTTTTTTTGGGGATTTTCCAGAGAGCCCCTCAAAGGATGGCTCTGGTGAGAAGAGTTGA